The window CGATCTTATCAAAGGTCATACCCTGAGAAttacgattatgttgcatatcctcaagggtttaaaattcctgaatttgttaaattcactggtgatgatagtagaactacattggagcatataggtcaatttattatacaatgtggtgaagctagcactaatgatatttacaaattgaggttattttctttatctctatcgggtgctgcatttacatggtttatttcattgccacccaattcagttttcacttttgctgatttggagcaaaaatttcatgattatttctttagtggtgaaactgaatttaaattgtcacatctcacatcggttaagcaaaagatacatgaaggtgtttctgagtatattagaagatttagatatactagaaaccgatgttatagtttgacaatttctgatagagatttagctgatctagcttttgctggtttacttgattttcataaagcaaagctagagggacaagaatttctagatattagtcaagtcttacaaaaggctctggctaatgaaagccaagctaaagaagctagagattctcaaaagtccaatgaaaaacctaatcgtcctgtttatgtgctcgggtgtgattccaattgttcggacgatgaaggtaaagatgtttataccgctgaatttgtttggtcctctaatgataaaccttgcgtttgcggttctcttaagccgattcataaagatcggcaagaaaaatttacttttgatgtatccaaatgtgagaggatatttgatgaattatataagaatgggtacatcaagatgtcgcatgtcataccgccgcttgaagaattaaagcggctgagcttattgcaaatttcataatactttctctcatgcgactaatgattgcaatgtgcttcgaaggcaaattcaatcggctgttaacaaaggccgaataattgttccacaaatgcaggtggatcagaatcctttccctgcacatacacatgtgcttgaattgagtaatcctaaagtgttaattcggccaaatcaagccgagtcaacaaaaggaaaaaatataattattggTGAAGAAAGGTCTGAGCCTTCGAAATCTCATCAGGAAGCTCCAGCAAAGAAGGTCCTTGAAGATTCATCGAAGAATTCagcgctcggggggcaagaacaGAAGAAGGACGCAAGatctgctcagaccggtctgaccggtctagaggCCGGTCCGACTGGTCCATCTGGGATTTCTAAAAAGAATCCAGAAACAACAAAAAGGAGAGaccgagtttcaagcaactcttggccaagtatgAGGAGAAAGGAGCTACTCAAAAACAGAAGAAGCGACCAGATCAAGCTAAAGATACAAATCCATCATCGGAGCATCGTGAGCAATCGGCTTCTCATGTTCAACAAGGTAATAATGCTTTTGCGCCATATTCATTTGGTGGGTcgattgctccatggttctggttgtatccttactattacacacctatggattatagtagaatATATATGCATCCATATTTTATTCAATATTCTTCTATATATCCAAGTTATGGTGCCTCTCAAAGACcaattgttgctagcaataatctggtcaaaagcaAACCTGATTGTAGCAAGGAGGGTGAGAAAGACATAAAGCAAGACAAcaagtatttacagccgaggtggtgcccttcaggcttgtctcacacccaaaagagaaggctgcagcggatGCGTAAGCAGTCTATGGAACAGCAAGCGGAGGTTGTACCAGAAAGGTCGGTGAccatgaagcaggtatggagacctaagcaagttgtttcgtcaTCAGCTTCAAAAAGAAGCAACATATGGCTGATGGAATTTATTGCCCTTAGAACAAAATATGGCCGATGCATATTTATCAtcgtccttagacaattttggtccagaggcttgttttttggcatgctagcatcaccaaaaaacagggggcacatgttgacgaccaaaattggcactggtcgaacagaccggtctgaccggtgcttgagagcggtctgaccggtctggaccttgtagccggtctggcaacactgaccggtctgaccggtcagaccggtctgcctggAATCTGAGTACAACTAGAactctttgtagatttagatctgtaataggatttcttgcgggataagtccaccccaccctataaatataaagggtcacggccgattagagtatcaaatcgatcaaatcaatacaacttttatctttttacttttctcttgttctagcttttccaatctactatttgctgttcctccgtcgtctctacgtcgattgagggcgttctaggtggcctgccgaccctagaacaactctacgtgcgcctgccctgacgggtcttcccgggctaacgTTCGTAGGTTTCGTCACCGTTCTGCCggtggcgaccggtctgaccgctccaagggaccggtctgaccggtctacgcaggaggcgctgcagcgaGCTGACTTTTCGCgccgcacgttcgagtgcgttcgtgtgttgatcctGAAAGGCGTCAACAATTAGTACGCCAAATAATGCATATATATTTTGCATTtaagtttccaaaaaaatattttgcattcCTGAGTTCCCATTCTTGAAGCGGAATATAGTTATGAACCGATATATTCTCTCTATTTGAAACTACAGAACATGTTTCACCTTGTTAGAATAATGATTTGACTTAAAAAAGAAACTAATATATAATAACTTTTATGACACAAACATGATGTTATAGTATTATAAAATATTGCTCATGATTACAATTGTGTATCAAATGAATGGGATATTAATGGAGCaatctttggtcaaattttCTTAATGAAATATAACGTGTACTGTAATTTAAAACGGAGTGAGTCCTTTTAGTACAATTATGGTGCAAGATGTGTGTGTGCAACTAATGAAAAGTAATAGAAGCAATGAAAAGTTTCATGCTTTTTTGCTTTGATCTACAATTGTCAAGCTGTGCGCAATGTCTAAAGTACCAATAACTACCACAGCAACAAAAAAGTAGCATTAGTACCAGACGAATGGAGCCGGTAGTATCAGCTGCCGCAGCCAGTACAGCCTGACCGCACCATCTAGTACTGATGACAACGTCCACTACTAAATGCGATTCGAACCCATCCCACCTAGATATCACATGTGACTAGATGAGAgatgtttttcttttgaagtaacccgtgGAGGACCATTTAGTACTGGGTTAAGACTCCGACCACTACTAAATATCACCATTTAGTACTGAGTGATGTtattgaccggtactaaatggccacGCCATTTTAATACCGGGTCAAATCACCAACATTTTAGATCTGATACTAAAATAGCTCGGTGCCAGTTTTAGTACCGTACCGGACTACAGGTCCAAATTATGATTGGTACTAACATGTAGGGATCAGATGTCATTTTTCTTCTAGTGTACGTACATTATTCTGTTTCCACAAAGGAAAGTGGTTTCTTACATAACGATTAACGTCAGAGAAGAATCAATGAGCATAAAGCTCCATAGCATTAGTGCAGCTTATCGTCAGAAGACGAACTGTTCGCCTTTGAACATCGAGGCCTTTTGTTTGGAGTGCACGATTTGTAAAGGAGATTTGAAGGAATTTCAGTGCATCAAATGTACTTCTCACGCCCCTTAACAAATGAACATGCCCCAAGGATTTCTTCGAAATTCCCATATGTGCAAAGTTCTAGCAATCTTAATAAATATTGCTTTCACACATTTTTGCTACGCTTCACTTGTTCTCTTTCTTAAAATACAAAGTCTTTCTTTAGCAGCAAAATATTGCTAATGTGTAGCTAGCTAATTTGTAACTTTACTGCGGACACTTAGGAACTGCATGTGAAAATTATTTTTCTCACTAAGACGAGAGGGCGGTTAGAGCTGTGTATGTGCACAACACATGTCACTCCCCTGTCTGTTCAGAGAGCCAACAACATATTTTCTTGGTTATAAGGTGAGTTGGAGTACTACTAGCTACTCCAACATTCTTGGAGAgtaaaagtttttcaagtttgaccaaatttatataataaaataagagttaaatacaccagtgGTCCTCAAACTTGTCTTGAGGtaccacttaggtccacgaacttgcaaaatcgaaatccggcaccctgaacttgttaagttgtgacACTTAGATCCATACCACTTGAGATGGCGCCAcgtggcatgaatatatgcaaaaaaaaaccccTCCAAAGTTGTCCacgcctcccctgcttcctctGCCAGTAGGTGGAGCTTGCCGTCGCACCCTGCCTCCTCGCCTTCCACtggagctcgcggccgccgccgcccctggagcTCGCGGACTCTGGGCTCGCCGCTGCCCCTAGAGTTTGTGACCTTCGTGGCACGCCGCCCTTGGCACGCCGCTGTTGCGGCCTCTGGATCCTCGCGTCGATGCTGacctgcgcccgccgccgccgacccgagcCCGCCGCAGCCCCAAGATCCTCACACTGCCGCGGACAAGAGTCCGTTGCTGTGCGCTGCAGCAGactcaccccgccgccgcgaccctGAGCTCCTCGCACTGCTGCTGTCCGAAGCCACCGCGGTCCCGAGCTCctcgcgccgccatggcctagAGCTCCTCGCGTCGCCACGGACTAGCACCCGGCCGCGCGACCCCGAGCTGCTCCCGCCGTCGCGGATCCGCGCCGTcgtgcgccgccgtcgacgcacatccgccgccgcggccccgagCTCCTCGCGCTGCTGCGGTCCGAAGCCGCTGCGGCCCCGAGCTCCTCACCGCCATGGCCTAGAGCTCCTCGCGCCGCCATGGCTTGGAGCTCGTCGCGCAGCCATGGACTAGCACCCGGCCGCGTGACCCCGAGCTGCTCCTGCTGCCACGGATCCGCGCTGTCGTGCGCCGCcatcgacgcacatcctccgccgcggccccgaGCTCCTCGCGCTGCTGTGGTCTAGAGCCCCCGCGGCCTCAAGCTCCTCGCACCGCCATGGACTCGAGCCCGGCGTTGTGTGCCACCATAGATccatgcccgccgccgtggccccaaGCTCGCGCAGCCACGGACCCGCACCGCcgtcccctgctcctccgccgccgccacgagcccTGCACTTGCGGCTGCGAGCCCCTGCACCGCCGGATGTGGCCACGGCCACCGGAGCTCGCGAGGAGGGGCCGGCCACCTGCCGCTGCAGTAACTTGCCGCCGCTGGGGCCAAGCCGAGGCGGAGGAGATAGGGCGGGAGGCAGGGGCGCTGGCGTGGAGCCGCCGTGTGCTCCGCCCGCTCCTCCCTCCCGCGGCGGAGAGGGCCAGAGATGGGGCATAGCGTGGACGGCGCTGTCGCTcccaggcgccgccgctggcgagggagcagggagggggggTGCGGTGGCTCGCTGCCGGGGCAGGGAGGGCGGCGCGTCAAGCAGGGGCCGGGGTCTGGGATGGagaagaagggaggaggggagtGAGGGGGTGAAGGTAGAAGATAGTAACTTTGGaggattttttttgcatatgTGCATGTCACGTGGCGCCATGTGAAGGGGTATGGACcaaagtggcacaacttaacaagttcagagtgctagatttcgattttgcgagttcgtggacctaagtggcacatcAGGACAAattcgagggccgctggtgtatttaactcataaaataataatatttatgatatcaaatatttatcattagattcttcattaaatatatttttataatatatccataaatttttatgattttctctaaatttggtcaaactcgaaaaactttgactttTCAAGAATGTTGGAATGCTTTATATTTCATGATAGAGTGAATAGTTTGTGCTGAGcatcatatatttaaaaacgGAGGATGTAATTGTATCATCATGTATTAACCTAGAAAAACTCTatgcttggtttcggtttgaaACCATCCACTCAATGATACTCTATTTAAAGTCGCACAAGCTCTCGGTTTGACTGTTTGGAATTTGGATGTTTCAGCGATCAGCAGGGCACCAACTGAAACGGATTGCCTATAAATAGGTGCCTCCATCCAGCTACGTGTAGGCGTGTAGCAGTCGATCGGTAACCAAAACATGAAGCTCAGTGAAGCGGTCAAGAAGCTAATGGCGTGCCTCTGCATCTTTTtcctcgtcgtcgcctcctcctcctccgttcCCATCTCCGACCGCTGCCCCGTCCAGTGCCAACCGCCTGAGGACGCCGCTGCCATGGTTGTCGGCCAGGCGTCTTCGGCGGCGGGCATGATGACCacgactgccgccgccgccgaccagccCGAGGTGTTCGAGAGCTCCAAGAGGCTTAGCCCCGGAGGACCCAACCCTCAGCATCACTAGCTAGCTAGATGATCGGGCCTCTGCCTGCCTGTCAGCTGCGTCAAGAGTGTTCTCGCTGTCGCTGAACTTCCCCATCGTCTTTTGTCGAAAATGATGACTCTGGAACTGGCCTTTGAGCTTAGCTAATAATTGTAATGCCCTGCCACCGTTAATTTTCGTCTTCTAAATGTGTGTCGTGGTGCCACGTCATGCAACTTACTGGTTGCCTTGACTACGTTCTGTATGATGTCAAATTTTCAATAATGGAGAGTCTACCTTTGTCCATGCAGtgtccttgtttttttttggattaaGGAAGATCCCAACATTGAACATTCGTATATGAATATCTACAGTCAAACTAGAGCTTTAGACTCTAAATCTCAAAATGAGGCATTAAAAGACACAAGAAAGAAAACtctaaaacaaagaaagaaagctaGAAGACTACGCTTCAATCTTCTTCGTTCACGTTTCGATCCAACAACAGTTTTGCGCAATACCAATCTAACACATCTCTCGTTTGCTTAGAAATTTGATGTTTGAATCTCGATTGCTCACTAATTCCTTTCACGTAGAAACCACATAAACAAACTCCAGGCAATGAGTTTAGGTACTCAGAACTCCAAGGCGATATCTCCATGGAGAACACGACGTTGAAAATGTCGTCGTCGCCGATCTAACAAGCCGGAGTTAGGTTTTCTGACAAGCCGGAGTTAGGTTTTCACCCGAAGAATCGCTAACCCTTGCAAAAATATCATAATAGCGTCTCAAAGGAGGAAAAACAACGCCTAGACAGCGCGTCGGTGTTGGCCTGACATATGCATCAGGTAGAGCTTTCACCCGAAACTCCTGCAAGAaaacatcaccaccaccacgagtAATTAGCCCATAAGACGACCACCGAAGTCAAGAGGCCGATCTGAGTCGCGAGTAATGTAGCGTCCGCGTCGATGCAGTTTGAGAATACGTTATGTCAATATGTTTGGCCTCACAGCCTCAGTCCCGAAAGCTACCTACTGCTTTGGTTGTCGGCCTATGGCTAGACTTGCGTCATCCAGTTCAGAGTTTTGAGCTGGGCGAGTGGCTGAACTTGCTTCAGAGTGGCATAAACTCATTGTCAGTACAAGAGACTGAATTCATTTGTCGCAAGTACTGTATTGGCTCTAGAATGTTGTGCCGATGTGTGCTAGATTTGTACTTTCGATTTATGGATGTGCGGTGCCATAAACACATGTTATTGAAATCCTCGATCATTTGTACTGTATTTCCATTTCCATGTGTTCTAGCAACAACTGTGTATCTCACATTCCATTATGATTGTAACTTTAAAAATGCATGTACTCAGTAGGTAGCATCTGCTCTGCTTGTTCAAGTAAGGGTAGTTTATCATTTTGTTTATCACTTTTGCATCATGCATGTCAAAAGGATTGTAAGACCGCACAATGCTACGGATTGAAGTTGGGACAATTGAAATGGATGTACAGTCATTGCCTTTTTTATGCATCCTGCTGTTCAATTTGTTTTGGCACTAAAAGCCCTTGAATGTTGGCTTGCAATGGCTGACTATATGGTTGTGGTTTTGAATGACCTTTTCCTCTATGGTCATGAAATTGGTATACAATTTTAGAGCAACTTCGAGGGACTGTGTATCTTTTCTCATTGTtaggaatagagattttgatggaAAAAAAATATCCTCAAACAACTTCTCTAAGTGGTTATCCAAATGTAGCCATCATCCATTCCCCATTTCTCTCTAGGCAAAGATAAATGATAGGACTTTCTAGAGTATACAGAGGATATAGAATAGCTGTTGGAGAGTGAAGACATataaaaaatgatttttatCTAGAAGGTTGtccaaatgataatttagagaTTGAAACTTAGAAAGATCCTTCGAGATGCTCTTACTTACGTGTGTTTAATACTTCTTGATGTTGGAACGCTTTCTTAGCTTTTTGGGTGTGCTTTGGTAATTAATTCTTTGAACTCCAGATTGGAGCGAGGACATTTGCTAACTACTTTTGATTCTCACATGGCAGATCCTTGTTAAAATATACTAAGCCTCAATTTCCTCCATGCTTGAAAAACTCCAATCGTTTTTCCCATCGTCTTGGACATTTTCAGGCTGTGCATGCATGCTTTTCCTTTTTGATGCCTCTGCATGTTTGTATTCatgcagcagcaccaccacctaGATTGGGGATCGGACCTTAACTATGAAGGCAATACAATCAAGGGGGGGTTAAACCATAAACCGTATTCCGGATCCATCTGTGTTTCTGGCATTCTCTCAGGGGCCTCAGCACAAAATGTCGACGAGGCGTCCAGTACTTTGGTCCGCGCAGATCGTGTCCGTCCAGTGCCGATCCACCGGCTCTGGTTCGCTCGTTGCACGGGATCTGCTCTCGTCTCCGGGTGAGGTCGAGTCCTCCCCTTCCCAACAAAAGCAGCGACGCGTCCGACGCCGCCACCAACCCCACAGCCTGCTGCCCCGCTCCACCGCCATAGCCGCAAGGAAAATATCATCAAATCGGCGCCGCGAGGAGCCACAGGAAAAAAAACTTCCCCAGGGTTTCCGCGCAAAACCCTCCGAATTCCTCGATTcagcgccgccccggccccggaTTTGGGGGGTTTATGCATGGCGTCGGACGctcccggcgacggcgccggcggggaggagccGGCACCGGGCCCCGCCCCGGCCgctgtggaggaggaggcgctccCCGCTCCGGCCATGCGGCGCTGGCCCGAGGAGATCAAGGTGTACTCCCGCAAGTACCCCCGCAAAAACCCTAAACCTCCGGAACCAGCTCCCTCCCCCGCCCCATCCCCATCCCCAGCTCCTCCCTCCCAAGCCCCAGCTCCAtccccctcccccgcccccaccccagccccacctcccgcccccgcccccgcccccgcccctaaccctaaccccctTTCCGAAACCCTATCCTCGATTCGCCGCTCCATCCGCCGCGGGGAGGCCGGGGGCTCTGCGGCGCGGCCCGATCCGGTCGCGGCTGCCTCGACCCTCGCTCCGGAGCCACCCGGGAagcgcgccgccgcttccgggGGGGAGCCCTCGTTGGGGCATGACCGGGACGGCAGCGGTGGCGTCGTTCCCAACGGCCACGGCGACGACCGGGCTGCTGAGAAGGCCGAGAAGGCACGGAAGCGCAGGGCGAGgagcgagctgcggcggcggctggcggggGAGCTCGACCAGGTGCGCGTGCTCTCCAGGCGCCTCAAGGAGGCTGCCGAGACCCTGGCGCAGCAGGAGGCTGCTGCTCCCCTGCCCGCGCCTTTGCCCCTGGTGGTGATGCCACAGCAGCAGGTGGTGGACGTGGGGTACGTGCCGCAGCAGTTCTTAGGTGGTGATATGGGGGCGCCCATGTCCGCGCAGCTCGCTGGTGCGGTTGCACCTGTCCACTCGCTGCTCCCGCGCAGGCCGCTAACTGTTTCGGTCGGTCATAATGAAGCCTTTGAAAAGGAGAAACGGACGCCAAAGGCCAATCAATTGTACCAAAACTCTGAGTTTTTGCTTGATAAGGATAGGATCCCGCCCTCAGATTTGCATGGGCGCAAGAAGTCCAAGCACCACAAGAAGAAGCACAGGTCACAAGAATCTCGTGGCGCAGACTTCGATGCTGAGCGGCGGCTATACTCTCATGCATTCAAGAAGTCCTCATCTCTTCTGAGCCGGCTAATGAAGCACAAGTTTGCATGGGTGTTCAACAAGCCTGTCGATCCAGCTGCACTTGGTCTGCATGACTATTTTGCAATTATTAAGCACCCAATGGATCTTGGCACAATAAGGGCGAAGCTCAGCCAGGGGCAGTACAGGAACCCAAAGgagtttgctgatgatgtgcgGCTCACTTTCCATAATGCAATGACGTATAACCCCAAGGGACAGGATGTGCATTTCATGGCAGAACAGTTGTCAGGAATCTTTGAGGCACAGTGGCCTGAGATCGAGGCTGAGGTTAACTATCTCGCATCATGTCCTCCATTGCCAAAGAAGTTTCCGCCTCCACCAATTGACTTGCGCTTCCTTGAGAGGTCAGATTCCATGAGACGCCACATGGCATTGGACTCTTCAAGGCCAATCAGCCATACTCCAACTTATACCCGGACTCCATCGATGAAGAAACCAAGGGCAAAGGATCCAAATAAGAGGGACATGACAATAGATGAGAAGCGGAAGCTTAGCGAGAACCTCCAGAATTTGCCTCCAGAGAAGCTTGACGCTGTTGTACAAGTCATTAAGAACAAGAATCTGTTAGTTAGGCAGCATGATGACGAGATTGAGGTTGAAATTGATAGTATGGATGCTGAGACACTTTGGGAGCTTGACAGGTTTGTGGCTAACTACAAGAAGAACCTCAGCAAGCAAAAGAGGAAGGCTGAGCGTGCAATGCTTGCCAAACAAGATGCAGAGTTGCGTGCACAGCAGTCTGTACAGCTGCCGCAACAACCGCAACCAGTACAACCAGTATGAGCACTCAGTCATTCATTTTTAGCAATAGTACTATTGTTTCAAGTAAAACTATAATCAATACTGAGAAACTATTGTTTCATGCTTTACAGACCCAAGTCACCCAAGAACCCATTGTTGGTGAAAAATCTCCAAAGCAAATTGAGAAAGGTAAGTTTTATTTTCGACTTCACCTTAAAAGCACATTACAAGagaataattttaaaattttcgtcGCAAACAGATCCGATGGCAAGCGAGCAATTGGCAACGTCTGCGCCAGAGAAAAATGATGAGAATAGACAAAATGCGAGCAgttcaagcagttcaagcggcTCCAGCAGTGATTCAGGATCGTCTTCTAGTGGTAATACTTCCCTCAACTTCCCTTGCTGACGTTTAGCTCATAACTGCTGCTAGGAGGTGTTTGCATTAGAAGTAATTATATGGACAGACAGCCTGATCATCTACCATTCTTTTGGCAGATTCAGACAGTGATAGCTCCTCTTCGGATGGATCTGATGCTGGCAATTCTTCTTGAGATATAGGTGAGTTTCAATATGAAGGTTTTATGCTGTTACTGTTGTACATATTAAACATCCTTGAATTTACTCTCGTTGCAAATAATATTGAAAGAGGCAAGTATTATTTGTACTATGTTGTGTGCGAACTCCTAGATGTTAtgcttttgaatttttttacacTTAGGAACCTTATGCCAAATAAATAATCTCTCTAGACACTAgcatctactccctccatccctttTTAACTGTAGCCGTCGGTGTGCGTGCCAAAAGTTTGACTCGATTTGTAGAAAAAACATGCAACAAttgtatctccaaataaatttgttaaaaaactagattaaaagatctatctaatgatattaattatgtatcataaatgttaatatatttttatataaaattaatcaaagttATTTCTCGGGAAGCGAAAGCGACAGTTAtttagggacggagggagtatgttgcACTATTTATGGTTAATTGCCATGTTCTGGTTCACTTTTACGAGTGCTTGTATAGTTTCCTACCTGATTTGTTGTGTACTACTAAGTATGATGTCAAACCGGATGATATTGTCATGATTGCATTAGGAAATTAGATCCATGATAGAAAGAACCATGAGATGTGGAGaagattagaaaaaaaaatcttaaaatAGACCTTGGTGTCCTAAAATTTCATGACTTTGTGCCCCATCTTTCTCTTGCTAGGTGCTTGTATGCATATGACTGTGAAGTTTATAGATAGAAAGGATAGTTTTTTTTCCCCAGAATGAATTGGTTCATTTATTCGGTTCCACCTGATTCATAAAAATTCCTAAGAAGATAGTTTATGTTTGTTAGGCTTTCTGGAAGTTAGTTTCCTTAATTGTTAAGGACCTCTATGTTAGAAGGTGATCTGTATTTTCATGGTCAAGCAATGGAATGGAAACTGTTTCAGATACTTAGTTGTCTTTTACATCTATCCTTGTGTCATGGACAGTAGACTGGGCCTTATTGTCGGATCGGTGGTATGGCAAGCCCATTAGGGTAAGGGTAAAGATAGGATCGGGCAGTGCTTAGGCGTCAATTAAGCCTCTCTATATGAAGAGAGGAGATGTGTCAATCAAAGGCAAGAAAGAAGTAAATCAATCTATTATCCCAAGTCCCTCCTCTTACCCCCTGCCTTTGTGATGCGACTGGTCTCCACTTGTCCTCGCTAGAGACGATAGCTGCACCACAAGGGCAGGGGGtaaaagaagtggattgggatAATACATTGATGCACTTCTTGCTTGCTTTTGAATGATATACATCACTTTCTCTATTTATATATAGAGGCTTAATTTGTGCCTAAGCAAGATATCTAATCCCATTTCGAACCTTAACCCTAATGGGCCTGCTATATGGCCGAAAGGGCCAGCCGACTCCCATGACACTCTGTTCATTCAGGCATAAATGATATTCTTGGCTGTAAAGCCATGCCCATAAATGGGTTCCACTAGTTTGAAGAGAATGTTCGATGATGTTGTGTCCAATTTGGCAAGCTTCATGTCTAAAGTTCATA is drawn from Panicum virgatum strain AP13 chromosome 1N, P.virgatum_v5, whole genome shotgun sequence and contains these coding sequences:
- the LOC120655270 gene encoding transcription factor GTE4-like isoform X2; protein product: MASDAPGDGAGGEEPAPGPAPAAVEEEALPAPAMRRWPEEIKVYSRKYPRKNPKPPEPAPSPAPSPSPAPPSQAPAPSPSPAPTPAPPPAPAPAPAPNPNPLSETLSSIRRSIRRGEAGGSAARPDPVAAASTLAPEPPGKRAAASGGEPSLGHDRDGSGGVVPNGHGDDRAAEKAEKARKRRARSELRRRLAGELDQVRVLSRRLKEAAETLAQQEAAAPLPAPLPLVVMPQQQVVDVGYVPQQFLGGDMGAPMSAQLAGAVAPVHSLLPRRPLTVSVGHNEAFEKEKRTPKANQLYQNSEFLLDKDRIPPSDLHGRKKSKHHKKKHRSQESRGADFDAERRLYSHAFKKSSSLLSRLMKHKFAWVFNKPVDPAALGLHDYFAIIKHPMDLGTIRAKLSQGQYRNPKEFADDVRLTFHNAMTYNPKGQDVHFMAEQLSGIFEAQWPEIEAEVNYLASCPPLPKKFPPPPIDLRFLERSDSMRRHMALDSSRPISHTPTYTRTPSMKKPRAKDPNKRDMTIDEKRKLSENLQNLPPEKLDAVVQVIKNKNLLVRQHDDEIEVEIDSMDAETLWELDRFVANYKKNLSKQKRKAERAMLAKQDAELRAQQSVQLPQQPQPTQVTQEPIVGEKSPKQIEKDPMASEQLATSAPEKNDENRQNASSSSSSSGSSSDSGSSSSDSDSDSSSSDGSDAGNSS
- the LOC120655270 gene encoding transcription factor GTE4-like isoform X1, encoding MASDAPGDGAGGEEPAPGPAPAAVEEEALPAPAMRRWPEEIKVYSRKYPRKNPKPPEPAPSPAPSPSPAPPSQAPAPSPSPAPTPAPPPAPAPAPAPNPNPLSETLSSIRRSIRRGEAGGSAARPDPVAAASTLAPEPPGKRAAASGGEPSLGHDRDGSGGVVPNGHGDDRAAEKAEKARKRRARSELRRRLAGELDQVRVLSRRLKEAAETLAQQEAAAPLPAPLPLVVMPQQQVVDVGYVPQQFLGGDMGAPMSAQLAGAVAPVHSLLPRRPLTVSVGHNEAFEKEKRTPKANQLYQNSEFLLDKDRIPPSDLHGRKKSKHHKKKHRSQESRGADFDAERRLYSHAFKKSSSLLSRLMKHKFAWVFNKPVDPAALGLHDYFAIIKHPMDLGTIRAKLSQGQYRNPKEFADDVRLTFHNAMTYNPKGQDVHFMAEQLSGIFEAQWPEIEAEVNYLASCPPLPKKFPPPPIDLRFLERSDSMRRHMALDSSRPISHTPTYTRTPSMKKPRAKDPNKRDMTIDEKRKLSENLQNLPPEKLDAVVQVIKNKNLLVRQHDDEIEVEIDSMDAETLWELDRFVANYKKNLSKQKRKAERAMLAKQDAELRAQQSVQLPQQPQPVQPTQVTQEPIVGEKSPKQIEKDPMASEQLATSAPEKNDENRQNASSSSSSSGSSSDSGSSSSDSDSDSSSSDGSDAGNSS